A stretch of Xenopus laevis strain J_2021 chromosome 8S, Xenopus_laevis_v10.1, whole genome shotgun sequence DNA encodes these proteins:
- the etv3.S gene encoding ETS variant transcription factor 3 S homeolog (The RefSeq protein has 1 substitution compared to this genomic sequence), whose protein sequence is MKTGCSIGEKPKGGGGYHFPDWAYKAESSPGSRQIQLWHFILELLQKEEFRHVIAWQQGEYGEFVIKDPDEVARLWGRRKCKPQMNYDKLSRALRYYYNKQILHKTKGKRFTYKFNFNKLVMPNYPFINIRPNGAVPQSAPPVPTASSHFHFPPLDSPSEDAHGSRFSGNSTAQSSRESLNEVTDRKTNASEQDDLSSDWRRSADLLAPRNPMGLGHRALQKHKSDLMLPVFPMPGMYADPHSPFGLSPLPGRGSLLNIPISPALSLTPTVFSYSPSPGLSPAFQSSSCFNFNPEEMKHYLQAQACSVLNYHLSPRTFPRYPGFMMPPRQPHFPPEEQSSFPIKLQPPPMGRKNRERDQSQDEEQITPQQTPVVTTMKVEPISAMKVEPISDYEPTSDEDLDSSAEKDFHSDEEDDSFSPREDPTRQGHTFIKPATPSWTAVSSASSRPPYPNVATVDPSESSDRVTKDYSVDAASVEKKEDSLPPKLRLKRLWNGERQTEVAEDRGECRKVSCIVNGLRSPVIPAETKAVAADS, encoded by the exons ATGAAAACTGGCTGTAGCATTGGGGAAAAGCCCAAAGGAGGGGGAG GTTATCACTTCCCAGACTGGGCGTACAAGGCGGAGTCAAGTCCCGGCTCCCGACAGATCCAGCTGTGGCATTTTATTTTGGAACTGCTGCAGAAGGAGGAGTTTCGACATGTTATTGCCTGGCAGCAGGGGGAATATGGAGAGTTTGTGATTAAAGACCCAGATGAGGTGGCCAGGCTATGGGGCCGGCGCAAATGCAAACCTCAGATGAACTACGACAAGCTGAGCCGAGCTCTGAG atacTATTACAACAAGCAGATCCTGcataaaacaaaaggaaagcGTTTTACTTACAAATTCAACTTCAACAAACTGGTTATGCCCAATTATCCTTTCATCAACATCCGACCTAACG GTGCTGTCCCTCAGAGTGCTCCACCTGTTCCAACTGCATCCTCCCATTTTCACTTCCCTCCACTAGACTCCCCCAGCGAAGACGCCCACGGAAGCCGGTTCTCTGGGAACTCCACCGCGCAGTCCAGCCGCGAGTCTTTGAACGAGGTCACCGATCGTAAGACAAATGCATCGGAACAAGATGACCTTTCCTCCGATTGGCGGCGTAGTGCAGACCTTCTGGCCCCGCGTAATCCCATGGGTTTAGGCCATCGTGCTCTTCAGAAGCACAAATCCGATCTCATGCTCCCTGTTTTTCCGATGCCAGGAATGTATGCCGACCCCCACAGCCCATTTGGCTTGTCTCCTCTTCCTGGCCGTGGTAGCCTCCTGAATATTCCCATCTCACCTGCCTTATCTCTCACTCCGACGGTCTTTTCCTATAGTCCATCACCAGGCCTGAGCCCAGCTTTCCAAAGTAGCAGCTGCTTTAACTTCAACCCTGAAGAGATGAAACACTACCTGCAGGCCCAGGCTTGCTCCGTATTAAACTACCACCTCAGTCCACGGACTTTCCCAAGATACCCTGGTTTTATGATGCCCCCTCGTCAGCCTCATTTTCCTCCAGAGGAGCAGTCCTCGTTCCCCATCAAGTTGCAGCCTCCCCCAATGGGACGTAAAAACAGAGAGCGTGACCAGAGCCAGGATGAGACGCAAATTACTCCACAACAAACTCCTGTTGTAACCACAATGAAGGTGGAGCCTATTTCTGCTATGAAGGTGGAGCCTATTTCTGACTATGAACCAACATCCGATGAGGATCTAGACTCTTCAGCAGAGAAAGATTTCCACAGTGATGAGGAAGATGACTCCTTCTCTCCAAGAGAAGACCCTACTAGGCAAGGGCATACGTTTATCAAGCCGGCCACTCCATCTTGGACCGCAGTTTCATCTGCATCTTCCAGGCCACCGTATCCTAACGTGGCTACAGTAGATCCTTCTGAATCCAGCGACCGAGTAACGAAGGACTATTCCGTTGATGCAGCTTCAGTCGAAAAGAAAGAAGACTCTCTTCCCCCAAAGCTACGTCTGAAACGCCTGTGGAACGGCGAACGTCAGACAGAAGTTGCCGAGGACAGAGGAGAGTGCAGGAAAGTCAGCTGCATTGTTAATGGTCTCAGGTCTCCAGTCATCCCCGCAGAAACCAAGGCAGTGGCTGCTGATTCTTAG